From a single Apium graveolens cultivar Ventura chromosome 2, ASM990537v1, whole genome shotgun sequence genomic region:
- the LOC141701928 gene encoding uncharacterized protein LOC141701928 encodes MHKPESSGRILKWTVELGQFEVDYKPRTTIKSQALADFVLEFPPHQEVEHEALIVIPSAEEMGLKNQNGAPWWSLFVDGASNGDGEGAGIELISPEVHKIRRATYLAFHVTNNDAEYEALINGLKLALEMKVENLNMCSDSMIVVYQINGGYQAKGPRTELYLKCAQRIIARFNEVRLELIPCGKNEGADELAKLGSRREATLLGVVPLDIQRHSSVPENEVGNLSDNLGPTWMTHILAYIKEGSLRDEKNEERRIRYKAARYVIYDGVLYKRGFSVPLLKYLDGDECNYILREIYEGICGNHSG; translated from the coding sequence ATGCACAAACCGGAGTCTTCTGGTCGAATCCTGAAGTGGACAGTTGAGCTCGGCCAATtcgaggtggattataagccaagGACCACAATCAAAAGCCAAGCCCTGGCTGATTTTGTGCTAGAATTTCCTCCACATCAAGAAGTGGAGCATGAAGCCCTTATTGTCATACCTAGTGCAGAAGAGATGGGGCTGAAAAATCAAAATGGTGCCCCATGGTGGAGCCTATTTGTGGATGGAGCCTCGAATGGGGATGGTGAAGGAGCTGGAATTGAGTTAATCAGCCCGGAGGTGCACAAGATCAGACGCGCGACCTATCTGGCCTTTCATGTaaccaacaatgatgctgaaTATGAGGCCCTGATCAACGGTCTCAAGCTAGCTTTAGAAATGAAGGTGGAGAATTTGAATATGTGTAGTGACTCCATGATTGTGGTATATCAGATAAACGGAGGATATCAAGCTAAGGGACCGAGAACGGAGCTTTACCTGAAGTGTGCGCAGAGGATAATCGCAAGGTTCAACGAAGTGAGGCTGGAACTAATCCCGTGCGGGAAGAATGAAGGTGCAGATGAGCTAGCTAAACTCGGCTCACGCCGCGAGGCCACTCTGCTAGGGGTCGTGCCCCTTGACATACAGAGGCATTCTAGTGTGCCCGAGAATGAGGTGGGCAACCTCAGTGATAACCTCGGCCCCACGTGGATGACACATATATTAGCCTACATAAAAGAAGGTTCACTCCGGGATGAAAAGAATGAGGAAAGGAGGATAAGATACAAGGCAGCCCGCTATGTGATATACGATGGGGTCCTATACAAAAGAGGGTTCAGTGTGCCCCTCCTCAAGTATTTAGATGGGGATGAATGCAATTATATCCTAAGGGAAATATACGAGGgcatttgtggcaatcactcggggtAG
- the LOC141706341 gene encoding receptor-like protein kinase ANXUR1 encodes MSSCIHHFLVVFLVFVCFILDPVDAADGPAQKFLLSCGNQKGGADADGRKWEGDAKFLVKADRSREAKADMQDSSLPSEIPFMSARIFNAETSYKFAINGSNRHFLRLYFYPSSYPNVNISNSYFALNVGETTLLNNFSAALTATALSQAYIVKEYALAPSDLNDLTVTFKPSDKYSGSFAFVNGIEVIETPEMFDDNTGMVGFSGDSGVTIEATKASMETMYRLNVGGQFIPPTNDSAGLMRSWYDDTAYILGASSGVTNAANTTIDVGNGTAPLAVYSTARTMGPDPNVNKNYNLTWVFQVDANFTYLLRFHFCDYLDQKVNQRVFEIFINNQTALDTMDIIGLAGSAGSPMKKDFAILVKDNKGDNEIWVALHPNVSVKPEFYDAMLNGLEIFKLGDSKKNLAGPNPKISDMMQKQIDHNTKDFGSKKSYKSAIIGGAAGGAAAFGIAAGLIFVINNRKRKYPGQDSVSSWLPVYGHSHTASKSTMSGRSHGSTNISSDAACNCRYFSLAEIKQATKHFDESHVIGVGGFGKVYRGVVDGNMKVAIKRSNPSSEQGVNEFQTEIEMLSKLRHRHLVSLIGYCEEDNEMALVYDFMGKGTLREHLYKNNKITLTWKQRLEICIGAARGLHYLHTGAKYTIIHRDVKTTNILLDDKWVAKVSDFGLSKTGPNMNQGHVSTVVKGSFGYLDPEYFRRQQLTEKSDVYSFGVVLFEVLCARPALNPSLPKEQVSLADHALRSAKNGTLEDMIDPHLKGKISAECFKKYAETAEKCLADHGTDRPSMGDVLWNLEFALQLESNLENPKPASNKRSIDLTDHNSIMAMHRNTLSLGSEDIDGSEDSEVFSQIVNQKGR; translated from the coding sequence ATGAGCTCCTGTATCCACCACTTTCTTGTTGTTTTTCTTGTATTTGTTTGTTTCATCTTGGATCCCGTTGATGCGGCTGATGGACCTGCACAGAAGTTTCTTTTGAGCTGTGGTAACCAGAAAGGTGGTGCGGATGCTGATGGTAGAAAATGGGAAGGTGATGCCAAATTCTTGGTAAAAGCCGATAGATCTCGCGAAGCCAAGGCCGATATGCAAGACTCTTCACTACCGTCTGAAATTCCTTTCATGTCTGCCAGAATTTTTAATGCAGAGACATCTTATAAGTTTGCCATAAATGGAAGCAATAGGCATTTCCTTAGGCTATATTTTTACCCATCTTCGTATCCTAATGTTAATATTTCCAACTCCTATTTCGCGCTTAATGTCGGTGAAACCACCTTGTTGAATAATTTCAGTGCTGCACTTACAGCTACAGCTTTGTCACAAGCTTATATTGTTAAAGAATATGCACTGGCACCTTCGGATTTAAATGATCTGACTGTGACTTTTAAGCCTTCTGATAAGTATAGTGGGAGTTTTGCATTTGTTAATGGCATTGAGGTGATTGAAACACCAGAAATGTTTGATGATAATACAGGAATGGTGGGATTTTCGGGTGATTCAGGTGTGACAATTGAAGCAACTAAAGCTAGTATGGAGACGATGTATAGATTGAATGTTGGGGGACAATTTATTCCTCCAACAAATGATTCAGCTGGTTTAATGAGGAGTTGGTACGATGATACAGCATATATACTTGGTGCTTCAAGTGGCGTTACAAATGCAGCCAATACAACTATTGATGTAGGAAATGGAACAGCTCCTCTTGCTGTGTACAGCACTGCAAGAACTATGGGTCCGGATCCCAATGTCAACAAAAATTATAACCTGACGTGGGTATTTCAGGTCGATGCCAATTTTACCTATCTTTTAAGGTTTCATTTCTGCGATTATCTTGATCAGAAAGTTAACCAAAGGGTGTTTGAGATATTTATTAATAATCAAACAGCTTTGGATACCATGGATATAATAGGCTTGGCGGGCTCTGCAGGTAGTCCCATGAAAAAGGATTTTGCAATCCTCGTGAAAGATAACAAGGGTGATAACGAGATTTGGGTGGCATTGCACCCCAATGTAAGTGTCAAGCCTGAATTTTATGATGCAATGTTGAATGGTTTAGAGATATTTAAGCTTGGTGATTCAAAGAAAAACTTGGCAGGACCTAACCCGAAGATATCTGATATGATGCAAAAACAAATTGATCACAACACAAAGGACTTTGGTTCAAAGAAAAGTTACAAGAGTGCTATAATTGGTGGAGCAGCTGGTGGTGCTGCTGCTTTTGGTATTGCTGCTGGATTAATTTTTGTGATCAATAATAGAAAAAGGAAATATCCTGGACAAGATTCCGTGTCAAGTTGGCTCCCTGTTTATGGACATTCTCATACTGCTAGCAAGTCTACGATGTCAGGGAGGAGCCATGGCAGTACCAATATTTCATCTGATGCAGCATGCAATTGCCGGTACTTCTCATTGGCAGAAATCAAACAGGCTACCAAGCATTTTGATGAATCCCATGTTATTGGTGTTGGTGGTTTTGGAAAGGTTTACAGAGGTGTCGTAGATGGAAATATGAAGGTGGCTATTAAAAGATCAAATCCATCTTCAGAACAGGGAGTTAATGAATTTCAGACAGAAATTGAGATGCTTTCAAAGTTGAGACACAGGCATCTAGTGTCACTAATTGGTTACTGTGAAGAGGATAATGAGATGGCCTTGGTTTATGATTTTATGGGAAAAGGAACTCTAAGGGAGCATTTGTACAAAAACAACAAAATCACTTTAACTTGGAAACAAAGGCTGGAGATCTGCATTGGTGCAGCAAGAGGATTGCATTATCTTCACACTGGAGCTAAATACACGATCATTCACAGGGATGTCAAGACTACTAATATTTTGTTGGATGACAAGTGGGTTGCAAAAGTGTCTGATTTCGGGTTATCTAAAACAGGTCCTAACATGAATCAGGGCCATGTGAGCACTGTTGTAAAAGGTAGTTTTGGATACTTAGATCCTGAATATTTCAGGCGGCAACAACTGACTGAGAAATCCGATGTGTACTCATTCGGGGTTGTTCTTTTTGAGGTTCTGTGTGCCAGGCCAGCTCTTAACCCGAGCCTTCCCAAGGAACAAGTCAGTCTTGCTGATCATGCACTGCGTAGTGCAAAAAACGGAACTTTGGAAGATATGATTGATCCTCATCTTAAAGGAAAAATTAGCGCAGAGTGTTTTAAGAAATATGCTGAAACAGCAGAGAAGTGTTTGGCTGATCATGGAACAGATAGGCCATCCATGGGAGATGTTTTGTGGAATCTTGAATTTGCTCTGCAATTAGAGTCAAATCTAGAAAATCCTAAACCAGCTTCTAATAAGAGAAGTATTGATTTGACAGATCATAACAGTATAATGGCAATGCATAGGAACACTTTAAGCCTAGGCAGTGAAGACATTGATGGATCAGAGGATAGTGAAGTATTCTCACAGATTGTTAATCAAAAGGGGAGATGA